AGGACGGGCGTCGACTGGCGGGTCATGGACGACACCGTTCGCGATCTGTTGCGCGTCGTGCTCTGGCTGACGTCTCACTGGGCCCTCCATGCCAAGGTTTTTCTGCGGGACGATCAGTTCACCCGCCCCGTGACCGATTTCCCCGATGCCTCCAAGCTGCTGGCGATGAAGTCGGAACTGACTTGGCAGCGCCACGATCTCCACGGCCTTCTCTGGCAGCAGCTCTGCAACGGGGCGGGGGAGGCGGGAGTCGTCCTGCGGACCCTCTATGGCCGCGTTCGGGGGGAAGACCTCGCCGAAAGGGAGGGAATCTGGTACCTGGACGAAAAGGTCAAGCGGGAGGAGCTCCTGCAGAAGAAGCTCTTCGAGGCTCTGGCCGGCCCCTGGATGGGACGGGACCGCCGTCGCGGCGTCCCCTACACATGGATCGTCGGTCACCTGGCCGATGGTCGGGGTCGGACCTCGCCGCGGTCGTTCCTGCGTGCACTCAAGACGGCTGTCCAGGACTCGTCGGAACGGTACGGAGATCATGATTATCCTCTGCACTATGAGAGCATCAAACGAGGCGTTCAGACGGCTTCGGGGGTCCGCATCGCCGAAATGGCCGAGGACTACCCCTGGGTCGAGGCCCTGTCGGAACCGCTGAAGGGGTTGACCGTTCCCTGTTCCTTCGTCGCCGTCGAAGAAAGGTGGCGCGCCCGCTTTCCCGAAGGTCCGGAGAGCGTCGCCCCGGGGAAACTGCCTCCGTCGGGCGCCGAGAAGGGCTGGCCGGGCGTGAGGGAGGACATGAAAAAGTTGGGCCTTCTCGAGGTCATGGAAGACGGCAGGATCAACATGCCCGATCTCTATCGCGTCGGTTTCGGCCTGGGGCGCAAGGGTGGCGTCAAGCCCATGGCCTGAAAGCGCCGGGACATCGCGTTTCGTCGGCGGTCTTTTGCACGGTGATATTTCGGATGGAAACAAGGAGGTTTTTCCCGTGGAATGGCTCGAAAGACAGTTTCACCTTAAAGAGGCGGGGACGGACGTCAGGACGGAAGTCCTGGCCGGCATGACGACGTTCATGACCATGGCCTACATCATTTTCGTCAATCCCGGCATCCTCTCCAACGCCGGCATGCCTTTCGGTCCGGTCCTCGTCGCGACCTGTCTCGCCGCGGCCTTCGCCTCGGCCCTCATGGCCTTCATGGCCAACTACCCCATCGCCTTGGCCTCGGGCATGGGACTCAACGCCTTCTTCGCCTTCTCCGTCGTCCTCGGCATGGGCGTCAGCTGGCAGGTGGCCCTGGCGGCCGTCTTCGTCGAGGGGATTCTCTTCATCCTGCTGACACTGACGAAGCTCCGTGAGATCATCGTCAACACCATTCCCAAGACGCTCAAGCTGGGCATCTCGGCCGGCATCGGCCTTTTCATCGCCTTCATCGGCCTCCAGGGGGCGGGCATCATCGTCAGGAACGACGCCGTCCTCGTGGGGCTCACCGACTTCCGGGCCAACCTCCCCGCCGTCCTCGCCCTGGCGGGACTCGTCGTCATGGTCACTCTGGAGCACTTCCGCGTCAAGGGCGGCATCCTCATCGGCATCCTGGCCCTCACCGTCGTCTCCATCCCCCTGGGAATCGCCGAGATGCCCAAGGGGATCGTCTCCATGCCTCCCTCCATAGCGCCCGTCCTCTTCCAGCTCGACTTCAGCCACATCGCCACGGCCGGCTTCTGGGTCGTCGTCTTCACCTTCTTCTTCGTCGATTTCTTCGACACCGTGGGGACCCTCGTCGGCGTGGCCAGCCGCGGCGGCCTCCTCGACGGAGAGGGCCGGCTCCCCCGGGCCCGCCAGGCCCTCATGGCCGACGCCATCGGCACCACGGCGGGGGCCCTTCTGGGGACGTCGACGGTGACGTCCTACGTCGAAAGCGCCAGCGGCGTCGAGCAGGGCGGCCGGACGGGCCTGACGGCCCTCGTCGTCGCCGCCCTCTTCATTCTGGCCATGTTCTTCAGCCCCCTCGTCTCCGTCGTCCCCGCCTGCGCCACCGCCCCGGCCCTGATCCTCGTCGGCATCTACATGATGATGGGCCTGAGGGAGATGAGGATGGACGACTGGACCGAGATGGTTCCGGCCATGCTGGCCTTCTTCATGATGCCCTTCTCCTACAGCATCGCCGTCGGCATCGAGGCGGGGATCATCTCCTTCGTGGCCCTCAAACTCCTGACGGGCAGGGCGAAGGATCTCAACGCCGTCATGATCGGTCTGGCGGTCCTCTTCGTCGCCGCCCGGGCCTTCGGGCTTCACTAGAGATCCCTCATGGGAACGGTCCTCGCCGGCGCGACGATCTGCGGCTCTTCCGGCTCCTTCCGGGCCGATCTCCGTATGGATGGGGAGACGATCGACGCCGTCGGCTTCGGTCTCGCCCGGCCCGGCGATGACGTCGTCGACCTCGAGGGGCGCCTTCTCTTCC
The DNA window shown above is from Aminithiophilus ramosus and carries:
- a CDS encoding NCS2 family permease — its product is MEWLERQFHLKEAGTDVRTEVLAGMTTFMTMAYIIFVNPGILSNAGMPFGPVLVATCLAAAFASALMAFMANYPIALASGMGLNAFFAFSVVLGMGVSWQVALAAVFVEGILFILLTLTKLREIIVNTIPKTLKLGISAGIGLFIAFIGLQGAGIIVRNDAVLVGLTDFRANLPAVLALAGLVVMVTLEHFRVKGGILIGILALTVVSIPLGIAEMPKGIVSMPPSIAPVLFQLDFSHIATAGFWVVVFTFFFVDFFDTVGTLVGVASRGGLLDGEGRLPRARQALMADAIGTTAGALLGTSTVTSYVESASGVEQGGRTGLTALVVAALFILAMFFSPLVSVVPACATAPALILVGIYMMMGLREMRMDDWTEMVPAMLAFFMMPFSYSIAVGIEAGIISFVALKLLTGRAKDLNAVMIGLAVLFVAARAFGLH